The proteins below are encoded in one region of Rubrobacter aplysinae:
- a CDS encoding DUF4258 domain-containing protein, which yields MRISLSSHARRRMNERNVSLEDIENVLSGRGRSHPSQRKRTQRGRSLGGRALEVVYTESMTGQFHIVTVKVLDR from the coding sequence GTGCGGATCTCCCTGAGCAGCCACGCCCGGAGACGCATGAACGAGCGGAACGTATCTCTGGAAGACATAGAGAACGTCTTATCAGGCAGGGGACGGAGTCATCCGAGCCAAAGGAAACGTACGCAACGTGGTCGATCTTTAGGAGGGCGTGCCCTAGAAGTGGTTTATACTGAGTCAATGACCGGCCAATTCCACATAGTCACCGTCAAGGTCTTGGATCGGTAG
- a CDS encoding DUF2283 domain-containing protein: protein MRFELDSEVNALYIYFREIPDGAVTRTVELEEGVNLDIDSGGQILGLEFVDADNLPKFLTQHGGELDIPERAEDLKGFSLV from the coding sequence ATGAGATTCGAGCTAGACAGCGAAGTAAACGCCCTCTACATCTACTTTCGGGAGATCCCGGACGGTGCCGTGACGCGCACCGTGGAGCTAGAAGAAGGCGTAAACCTCGACATAGACTCCGGGGGCCAAATCCTGGGCCTGGAGTTCGTAGACGCCGACAACCTCCCCAAGTTCCTGACACAACACGGTGGTGAACTCGACATCCCCGAGCGGGCAGAGGACCTCAAAGGCTTCTCGCTCGTTTAG